Proteins from a single region of Mycoplasmopsis edwardii:
- the rsmA gene encoding 16S rRNA (adenine(1518)-N(6)/adenine(1519)-N(6))-dimethyltransferase RsmA, whose amino-acid sequence MSKKEVFAKKKFGQNFLHDKNIINKIVSLIDIHNKNVVEIGPGRGALTKEIVKKVKNLTAFEIDPDMVKILNEEIKDDNFKLHLEDFLKADLSNIKDALVIANIPYYITSDILFKIFDHRDKFSHAILMVQKEVAERIVAKYRTADYSKLTVSCQFLADTKIEFIVPSKCFIPAPKIDSAIISLKFKDNISNDEWDKYKDFFKLCFSNRRKKLSFALRNKYTNEQINKAYSKMNLTDNIRIQELEVEKIIHLYKNLEEN is encoded by the coding sequence ATGAGTAAAAAAGAAGTTTTTGCAAAAAAGAAATTTGGTCAAAATTTCTTACATGATAAAAATATAATTAATAAAATAGTTTCATTAATTGATATACATAACAAAAATGTTGTTGAAATCGGACCTGGTAGAGGTGCTTTAACAAAAGAAATTGTTAAAAAAGTTAAAAATTTAACTGCATTTGAAATTGACCCAGATATGGTCAAAATTTTAAATGAAGAAATTAAGGATGATAATTTTAAATTACACCTTGAAGACTTTTTAAAAGCAGATTTATCAAATATAAAGGATGCATTAGTTATAGCTAATATTCCTTATTACATTACTAGTGACATTCTCTTTAAAATCTTTGATCATAGAGATAAATTTAGTCACGCGATTTTAATGGTTCAAAAAGAAGTTGCAGAAAGAATTGTTGCAAAATATAGAACTGCTGATTATTCAAAACTAACTGTAAGTTGCCAATTCCTTGCAGATACAAAAATAGAGTTTATTGTACCTTCTAAATGTTTTATACCTGCACCTAAAATTGATTCAGCAATAATTTCATTAAAGTTCAAAGATAACATCTCAAACGATGAATGAGATAAATATAAAGATTTCTTTAAACTATGCTTCAGTAATAGAAGAAAAAAATTATCATTTGCATTAAGAAACAAATATACAAATGAACAAATTAATAAAGCGTACTCCAAAATGAATTTAACTGATAACATAAGAATACAAGAGTTAGAAGTTGAAAAAATTATTCATTTATACAAAAATCTAGAAGAAAATTAA
- the eno gene encoding phosphopyruvate hydratase: MSAIKKIHAREVLDSRGNPTVQVEVYTQLGGYGSAMVPSGASTGSREALELRDKGSKYEGNWFGGKGVMLAVDHVNKDIAPAIEGIEVTEQRKIDQIMIKLDGTPTKSKLGANAILGVSLAVARAAANELDLPLYKYLGGFNAHQLPVPMLNVINGGEHASNTIDFQEFMIMPVGAKSLRESLQMANFVFHNLAKLLKKHGHGVQVGDEGGFAPNFKSHEEALDFLVEAIKVSGYVPATSGEKAVAIAMDCASSELYKDGVYTFGKLKAAIESKQPGFEQLKNVKLTYTTDEMIEYLKGLINKYPIISIEDGFAESDWEGFKKFTKEVGHKVQIVGDDLTVTNTAILKRAIEEKSMNSILIKVNQIGLLTETFDAIQMAQKANMTAVVSHRSGETEDTTIADIAVAMNAGQIKTGSMSRTDRIAKYNRLLAIEEELSEAAEFKGVKSFYNINK; encoded by the coding sequence ATGTCAGCAATTAAAAAAATTCATGCACGTGAAGTTTTAGACTCACGTGGTAACCCAACCGTTCAAGTTGAAGTTTACACACAATTAGGCGGATACGGATCAGCGATGGTTCCTTCAGGTGCTTCAACAGGTTCTCGTGAAGCTTTAGAATTAAGAGATAAAGGTTCAAAATACGAAGGTAACTGATTTGGTGGTAAAGGAGTTATGTTAGCTGTTGATCACGTTAACAAGGATATTGCTCCAGCTATCGAAGGGATCGAAGTTACAGAACAACGTAAAATTGACCAAATTATGATCAAATTAGACGGTACACCTACAAAATCAAAATTAGGTGCAAACGCTATTTTGGGAGTTTCATTAGCTGTTGCTCGTGCTGCTGCAAATGAATTAGACTTACCATTATACAAATACTTAGGTGGATTTAACGCTCACCAATTACCAGTTCCAATGTTAAACGTTATTAACGGTGGAGAACACGCATCAAACACAATCGATTTCCAAGAATTTATGATTATGCCTGTTGGTGCAAAATCATTAAGAGAATCATTACAAATGGCTAACTTTGTGTTCCACAACTTAGCTAAATTACTTAAAAAACACGGACACGGTGTACAAGTTGGTGATGAAGGTGGATTTGCTCCGAACTTCAAATCACATGAAGAAGCTTTAGATTTCTTAGTTGAAGCTATTAAAGTTTCAGGATATGTTCCTGCTACATCAGGTGAAAAAGCAGTTGCTATTGCAATGGACTGTGCTTCATCAGAGTTATACAAAGATGGTGTATATACATTTGGTAAATTAAAAGCTGCTATCGAATCAAAACAACCAGGATTCGAACAACTTAAAAATGTTAAATTAACATATACAACAGATGAAATGATTGAATACTTAAAAGGATTAATCAACAAATACCCAATTATCTCAATCGAAGATGGATTTGCAGAAAGTGACTGAGAAGGATTTAAAAAATTCACAAAAGAAGTTGGACACAAAGTTCAAATCGTTGGTGATGACTTAACAGTAACAAACACAGCAATTTTAAAACGTGCTATTGAAGAAAAATCAATGAACTCAATTTTAATTAAAGTTAACCAAATTGGTTTATTAACAGAAACATTTGACGCTATCCAAATGGCTCAAAAAGCAAACATGACAGCAGTAGTTTCACACCGTTCAGGAGAAACAGAAGATACAACAATCGCTGACATCGCTGTTGCTATGAATGCTGGACAAATCAAAACTGGTTCAATGTCTAGAACAGACCGTATTGCAAAATACAACCGTTTATTAGCTATTGAAGAAGAATTATCAGAA